The window CTTCGCGGACCTCTCCACGGCCTACGCGGCCCGGCTCGACGGCCGGGCGCCCGACTGGGATCCGCTGCCCGTCACCTACACCGACTACGCCCTCTGGCAGCGCACCGCCCTCACCGGGCGGCCGCTCCATGAGCAACTCGCCTACTGGAAGACCTCGTTGGCGGGGCTCCCGGAGGAGCTGGCGCTGGTCCACGACCGGCCCGCGCCGGCGACCGCCGGGCAGCGCGGGGGTGTGGTCCGAGTGGACTTCGGGACCGAACTCCACCGAAGCATCGTGGCGTTGGCGCGGTCCGAGCGCTGCACCCCGTTCATGGTCGTACAGGCCGCGCTCGCCGCGACCCTGACCCGCTCGGGTGCGGGGACCGACATCCCGATCGGGTCGCCGGTCGCCGGCCGGTCGGACGAGGCGCTGTCGGCGCTGGTGGGGTTCTTCGTCAACACCCTCGTGCTGCGCACGGACACGTCCGGCGATCCGGAGTTCCGTGAGTTGTTGGCCCGGGTCCGCGGCGCCGACCTGGATGCCTTCGCCCATCAGGACGCCCCCTTCGACCTGGTGCTGGAGGCCGTGAATCCGGCGCGTTCCCTGGCCCGGCACCCGCTGTTCCAGATCTGCCTGGCGTTGGAGTCGGGTCCGTCGGTCGCGCCGAAGCTGCCGGGGCTGCACGCCGGGCCGGTCGAGCCGCTGGCCACCGGCGCGGTCAAGTTCGACCTGGAGTTCCTGCTGCGGGCCGACGAGGAACGGGGTCTGACGGGGGCCGTGCTGTACCGCTGCGACCTGTACGAGCAGGAGACCGTCGAGCGTCTCGTCGCGAGGGTGCGCCGCGCGCTGGAGCAGGCGACGGCCGGGCCGCGGACGCGGTTGTCGGAGCTGGAGCTGCTCGGGGAGACGGAGCGGCGGCAGGTGGTGGAGGAGTGGACGGGGACCCGGGCGGAGATCGGCGAGGCGACCCTCACGGACCGTTTCGAGGAACAGGCACGGCTGCGGCCCGAGGCACCCGCGGTGCTCTTCGGCGGCCGGGAACTCACCTACGGCGAACTCGACACCCGCGCCAACCGCCTCGCCCACCACCTCACCGCACACGGCCTGCGCCGCGGCGACCTGGCCGGCATCCTCCTCGACCGCGGACTCGACTTCGCCGTCGCCGTACTCGCCGTCGTCAAAACCGGCGCCGGCTACGCCCTCCTGGACCCCGAGTTCCCCGACGAACGCCTCACCCGCACCGCACACGACGCCGACATCCGCGTCCTCGTCACCGACACCCGGCAAGCGGGACGCATCAGCGGCCCCTGGACCACCGTGCGCACCGACGCCGACCACACCGCCATCGCCGGCCGCGAGTCAGGGAACCTCGGCGTGACCCTGAGCCCGGCCGACACCGCCTGCGTGATGTTCACCTCGGGATCCACCGGACGCCCCAAAGGCATCCTCTCCACCCACCGGAACCTGGTCTCCACCCTCACCGCCCAGACCTACGCCCGCTTCGGCCCCGACGAGGTCTTCCTCCAGTGCTCCCCCGTCTCCTGGGACGCCTTCAGCCTCGAATTCTGGGGAGCACTGCTCCACGGCGGAAGCACCGTTCTCCAACCCGGCCAACGCCCCGACCCCGCCGTCATCTCGGCGCTCTCCCGGCAGCACGCCGTCACCATGCTCCAGCTCTCCTCCAGCCTCTTCAACCACCTCACCGACGAACACCCCGAGACCTTCACCACCACCCGGATCGTCTACACCGGCGGTGAACCCGCTTCGCCCACCCACGTCCACCGGCTCCACCGCGTCCACCCGGGCATCACCATCACCAACGGTTACGGCCCGGCCGAGTCGATGGGGTTCACCACCACCCACACCATCGAACCCGCCACCGAACCCACCGTCACCGTCTCGATCGGCCGGCCGCTCACCAACAAGCACGCCTACGTCCTCGACGCCCACCTCCGGCCGACCCCGGCCGGCACCGTCGGCGAGCTGTACCTGACGGGCGACGGCCTCGCCCACGGCTACCTCGCCCAACCCGGCACGACCGCCTCACACTTCGTCCCGCATCCCTTCGGCCCGCCCGGTTCCCGCCTGTACCGCACCGGCGACCAGGCCCACTGGGACGCCGCCGGAAACCTGCACTACATGGGGCGCACCGACACCCAGATCAAGATCCGCGGCTTCCGCATCGAACCCACCGAGATCGAAACCGTTCTCACCACCCACCCCCTCATCGCCCAGGCGACCCTCGCGACCCACCCGGACCACCGCAACACCCCGCAGCTGACGGCCTACGTGGTGACGACCGGGGAGCTGACCGCGCAGGACGTGCGCCTGTGGCTGCGCACGCTCCTGCCCGACCACATGGTCCCGGCCTACGTCGTCCCGCTCGACCGGCTGCCGCTGACCCCCAACGGAAAGATCGACAAGACCGCGCTGCCCAAGCCGCAGGCCGTGACCACGCCCGGTGGGCGGGCCCCGCGCACACCGCTCGAAGAGTCCGTGCGGAACTGGTTCGGCGAGGCCCTCGGCACCCCTTCCCCGCTGTCCATCGACGACAACTTCTTCGACCACGGCGGCCACTCGCTCCTCGCCGCCCGCCTCACCAACCGGATCGGCGCCGCCCACGGGGTCACCCTCACGCTGCGCGACATCTTCCAGCACCCCACTCCCGCCGCCCTCGCCCAGCACGTCGAGGCCTTGACGGCCCGGTCGGGGCCCGCCGCCGCGCCGCGCCGCGGCCGGCCGGCCCTGCGGCGGCGCACCCCCGATCAGGAACGGAGTTCCTCATGAACGACCTGAACGACCTGAACGACCTGAACGACCTGAACCACGCCCACGACGACCGGTCCCCGGCCTTCACCCCCGCCCCCGACGACGTGGTCTGGGACCTGCCCGGCGAGGGCGAGCAGCGCACCTCGCTGCTGGTCCTGCCGCACGCCGGCGGCAACGCGCACGCGTACGCCGAGTGGCGCGCGTACCTGCCGGCCGACGTACGCCTGCTGATCGGCCAGTACCCGGGGCGCGGCGCCCGCTTCGCGGAGGACCTCCCGCGCGACGTCGCCGATCTCGCCGGCCCGGTGGTGGCGGCCCTGCCGGCCGGGGCCACCGACGACCTGGTGGTGCTGGGGCACAGCATGGGGTCGCTCGTCGCCTTCGAGGTGGTGCGCGCGCTCCAGGCGGCCGGCCGTGCCCCGCGGGCGCTGGTCGCCTCGGCCTGCCGGGCGCCGTTCCTCGCGAACCCGGCCGCCGTGCACCCGGAACTCCTGGACGACGACGCGCTGGTGGCCGCCATCAAGCAGCGCGGTGGCACCGACGACGGCATCCTCGACGAGCCGGAGCTCCGGGAGATCATCCTGCCGGCCATCCGGGCCGACTTCGCGATCGACGACGTGTACCGCTGCGAGGAGTCGGCCGCCCGGGTGGACTGCCCGGTGACGGTGATCGGCGGCGACGCCGACCCGGTCGCGCCGGCCGCGGCGCTGGGGAACTGGGCGCGGATCACCGACCGGGAGTTCACCTCGTACGTGCTGCCGGGCGGCCACTTCTACTTCCAGCGGCAGTTGCCGGAGTTCTTCGCCGTGCTGGCCTCGGTCGTCGGCGGGCACGTGCAGGCGCCGACCGCGGTCTGACCCTCGCCCCGCCTCCGCAGCACCGCGCCCGTCGCCGGTCCCGGCTCGTGCCCCGCCCTTCCCCGTTGTTTCGTTCCGCACCCTTGAAGGACTCCTCATGACCCTGACCACCGTGGCCCACGCGCAGGTCTCCGCCGGGATCACCCCGGTCCGCGAACCCGGCCGGCCCGTCGTCGTCCACACCCCCGCCGGCGCCGACCTGGACGCCTCCGTCGCCTGGCTGACCGCCCACCGGGAGGCGATTCAGGCCGAGTTGCACCGCTCGGGCGCCGTCCTGCTGCGCGGGTTGCCCGTCACCGACGCGGCCTCGTTCGCCGTCGCGCGGGACGCCCTGATCCGGCAGCGGGCCGGCTACAAGGAGAAGGCCACCCCGCGCACCGACTTCGGCGAGGGCGTGTTCTCCTCCACCGATCTGCCGGCGGTGCAGCCGATCCGGCTGCACAACGAGAACAGCTACACCCTCGACTTCCCCGGCGTGCTGCTGTTCGGCTGCGTGATCGCCCCCGAGGAGGGCGGCGCGACCACGGTCGGGGACATGCGGGAGGCGCTGCGTCTGCTGCCGCCGGAGCTGGTCGAGCGGTTCGAGCGGGCCGGCTGGCTCCTGGTGCGCAACTACTCCGAACTGGCGGGCCTGCCCTGGTACAAGACCTTCGCGACCGAGGACAAGGCCGTGGCGGAGGCGTACTGCGAGGAGAACACGGTCGGCTACGAGTGGGTCGACGACGGGGACTCGATGATCACCCGGCAGCGGCGTTCGGCGATCGTCACGCACCCGGTGACGGGTGAGCGCACCTGGTTCAACCACTTCGCGTTCTGGAACAGCCGGACCCTGGACCCCGATGTCCGCGAGGTGCTGGTGGAGACGTACGGCGAGGACGGGCTGCCCTTCAACACCTACCTGGGTGACGGGTCCCGGCTGACCGACGCCGAGGTGGACGCGATCAACGCCGTCTACGACCGGGTGACCGTACGGGAGACCTGGCAGGCGGGCGATCTGATGATCGTCGACAACATCCTGTGCGCGCACGGCCGCGAGGCCTTCAAGGGCGACCGGAAGATCCTCGTCGCGATGGGCGAGCCGGTCGCGCTCGCCGACTGCGCCCCGGCCACCCTGCCGTCCACCACCGTCCACAGCGCGCCCGCCGGGGAGTGATCACCGTGACCGCCGTTCTTCCCGAGCGCCCGAGCACCCTCGTGGCGCGTCCCGTGCCGTTCGCCGCCCCCGACCTGCTGGACCGGCTGGCCCTGGTGCCCGCCGCGCGGACCGCCGTCGTCGCGGGCGACCGCGCGTTGAGCTTCGGCGCCCTGCGCGCCCAGGCGATGCGGGTCGCCGGCCGGCTCGCCGAGCGGGGCATCGGCCCGGAGAGCGTGGTCGCCCTGGCCCTGCCGCGCGGCACGGAGCTGGTCGCCGCGCTGCTCGGCACCCTGTGCGCGGGGGCCGCGTACCTTCCGGTGGACCCGAGGCTGCCCGCCGATCGGCGCCGGTACCTCGTCGAGGACGCGGGGGCCGACCTGGTGGTCACCACGTCCGACCCGGAGCCGCTCGTCGAGGGGACGCCGCACCTGGCGGTGGCCGCCCTGACGGCGCCCGGTCCCCGGGACCGCCCCTTCGCGCCGGTCGCCGTGTCCCCCGAGACCCTCGCCTACGTCATCTACACCTCGGGTTCCACGGGCCGGCCCAAGGGCGTCGAGATCGTGCGGGGCGCGGCGTCCGCGCTGCTGGCCGAGCTGGAGGACGCGGGCATCGCGGTCACCGAGGGCGGGCGGGTCGGTTGGAACGCCTCGCCGTCCTTCGACGCCTCCGTGCAGCAGTGGGTGCGGGTCTGCCGCGGCGACACCCTGGTCATGATCGACGAGGAAACGCGTGCGGATCCGGCGCTGCTGGCCCGGCTGATCGACGAGCAGGCCCTGACCGATCTCGACATCACGCCCTCGCACGCCGATCCGCTGCTGGACCTGCTCACCGCGGACGGCGGGCCGCGCCCGCTGACCCTGCTCGTGGGCGGCGAGGCGATCGGCCCCGCGCTGTGGCGTCGGCTCGGCAAGCGCGGTGCGGCCGGGGTGCTGCGGACGGTGAACCTGTACGGGCCCACCGAGTGCACGGTGGACTCCACGGCGGGATGGGTGGACGCGGCGGACGAGCCGCACATCGGCACCGTGCTGCCCGGCCTGCGGATGCGGGTGCTCGACGGACGGCTGGCCCCGGTGGCCGAGGGCGAGAGCGGCGAGCTGTACCTGGCGGGCCCGCGGGTGGGGCGCGGCTACCGGCGTCGGCCGGGGTTGACGGCGGAGCGGTTCGTCGCCGACCCGGGGGGCTCGGGCGAGCGGATGTACCGCACGGGTGACCTGGTGCGGCTGCTGCCGGACGGCCGGCTGGGCTACCTCGGCCGGGCCGACGGGCAGGTCAAGCTGCGCGGCCACCGGATCGAACTCCGTGAGGTGGAGGCGGTGTTGGCCGCGCTGCCGGGGATCGCGGAGGCCGTGGTGCTGCTGCGGGACGAGGTGCACGGGGCGCCGGGTCTGGTGGCCTACCACCGGAGCGTGGAGCCGGTCGCCGAGGCGGCACTGCGTTCGGCGCTGACCGCCGCGCTGCCCGGGTACATGGTTCCGTCGGCCTTCGTGCCCGTGGACCGCTTCCCGACCACGCCCAACGGGAAGATCGACCGGGCCGCGCTGCCGGCGCCCGTCGCCGCCTCCCCGCAGTCGCCGCCGGCCGCCGGCGGGCTGACCCGCTCGCAGGAGTTGATCGCGGGTGTCTGGGCGGCCGTGCTGGGCGCCTCGCGCATCGGTCCGGACGACAACTTCTTCAAGCTGGGCGGCCATTCACTGCTCGCGATCAAGCTCGTGTCGCGGGTCCGCGCGGAGCTGGGCGTCTCGCTCCCGGTGAAGGCCGTGTACGCCAACCCGCGCCTGCGGGACCTGGCCTCCCACATCGACACGCTCGTCGCGGCCGCCGCAGGTCCGGCCCCGTCGGGCCAGGACGGCTGAGGACATGACCGTGATCCCGTTGTCGTTCGCGCAGCGCAGGCTGTGGTTCCTTGGCCGGCTGCACGGGCCGTCGGCCACCTACAACGCTCCGGTGGTGCTGCACCTGGACGCCGAGCCCGACGCCGACGCGCTCGGCCTGGCGCTGGTCGACGTGGTGGAGCGGCACGAGGTGCTGCGCACGGTGCTGCCGGCCGACGCCGACGCGCAACCGCACCAGGTCGTGCGGGAGTCGGCGGCCGTGCCCCGGCTCACCGTCCGGGCCTGCGCGCCGGGCGAGGTGGAGGCGGCGGTGGCCGCGTTCGTCCGGCAGCCGATCGACATCACCCGTGAACCGCCCCTGCGGGCGCGGCTGCTGCGCCCCGGCGACGGGACCTCGGTCCTGGTCCTGCTGATCCATCACGTGGCGACCGACGGGTGGTCCGTACGCCCCCTGCTGCGCGACCTGTCGGTGGCGTACGGTGCGCGCCTCGCGGGTCGGGAGCCGGGCTGGGAGCCGTTGCCCGTGCAGTACGCGGACTACGGCGCTTGGCAGCACGAGCTGCTCGGGGATCCGGCCGACCCGGACAGTCTGGCGGCCGAACAGCTGGCCCACTGGCGGACCGTGCTGGACGGCGCCCCGCCGGTGATCGCGCTGCCGGCGGACCGGCCGCGTCCCGCCGAGCCGTCAGGACGGGGGGCCATGGTGACGGCCCGGCTGGACGCGGCGTCGCACGAGGGGCTGCTGGCCCTGGCCCGTGCGCACCAGGCGAGTCTGACGATGGCGGCCGGCGCGGCGCTCGCGGCGGCCTTGTCCGCCGTCGGCGCGAGCGAGGACGTGGTGATCGGCACCCCGGTCGCGGGCCGGCCCGAGGAGGACCTGTACGAGCTGGTGGGGTTCTTCGTGAACTCCCTCGCGCTGCGCACCGACCTGTCCGGGGAGCCGACCGTCGGCGAACTGCTGGACCGGGTCCGGGACGCGAGCCTGGCGGCCTACGCGCATCAGGACCTGCCCTTCGACCTGCTGGTGGAGCGGCTCGCCCCGGAGCGGGCGCTGGGGCACCACCCGGTCTTCCAGGTGATGCTGACCGTGGACACGGGCGGCGAGGCCGCCGGTCCGGTGGAGTGGG of the Streptomyces sp. NBC_01426 genome contains:
- a CDS encoding thioesterase II family protein encodes the protein MNDLNDLNDLNDLNHAHDDRSPAFTPAPDDVVWDLPGEGEQRTSLLVLPHAGGNAHAYAEWRAYLPADVRLLIGQYPGRGARFAEDLPRDVADLAGPVVAALPAGATDDLVVLGHSMGSLVAFEVVRALQAAGRAPRALVASACRAPFLANPAAVHPELLDDDALVAAIKQRGGTDDGILDEPELREIILPAIRADFAIDDVYRCEESAARVDCPVTVIGGDADPVAPAAALGNWARITDREFTSYVLPGGHFYFQRQLPEFFAVLASVVGGHVQAPTAV
- a CDS encoding TauD/TfdA family dioxygenase produces the protein MTLTTVAHAQVSAGITPVREPGRPVVVHTPAGADLDASVAWLTAHREAIQAELHRSGAVLLRGLPVTDAASFAVARDALIRQRAGYKEKATPRTDFGEGVFSSTDLPAVQPIRLHNENSYTLDFPGVLLFGCVIAPEEGGATTVGDMREALRLLPPELVERFERAGWLLVRNYSELAGLPWYKTFATEDKAVAEAYCEENTVGYEWVDDGDSMITRQRRSAIVTHPVTGERTWFNHFAFWNSRTLDPDVREVLVETYGEDGLPFNTYLGDGSRLTDAEVDAINAVYDRVTVRETWQAGDLMIVDNILCAHGREAFKGDRKILVAMGEPVALADCAPATLPSTTVHSAPAGE
- a CDS encoding non-ribosomal peptide synthetase: MTAVLPERPSTLVARPVPFAAPDLLDRLALVPAARTAVVAGDRALSFGALRAQAMRVAGRLAERGIGPESVVALALPRGTELVAALLGTLCAGAAYLPVDPRLPADRRRYLVEDAGADLVVTTSDPEPLVEGTPHLAVAALTAPGPRDRPFAPVAVSPETLAYVIYTSGSTGRPKGVEIVRGAASALLAELEDAGIAVTEGGRVGWNASPSFDASVQQWVRVCRGDTLVMIDEETRADPALLARLIDEQALTDLDITPSHADPLLDLLTADGGPRPLTLLVGGEAIGPALWRRLGKRGAAGVLRTVNLYGPTECTVDSTAGWVDAADEPHIGTVLPGLRMRVLDGRLAPVAEGESGELYLAGPRVGRGYRRRPGLTAERFVADPGGSGERMYRTGDLVRLLPDGRLGYLGRADGQVKLRGHRIELREVEAVLAALPGIAEAVVLLRDEVHGAPGLVAYHRSVEPVAEAALRSALTAALPGYMVPSAFVPVDRFPTTPNGKIDRAALPAPVAASPQSPPAAGGLTRSQELIAGVWAAVLGASRIGPDDNFFKLGGHSLLAIKLVSRVRAELGVSLPVKAVYANPRLRDLASHIDTLVAAAAGPAPSGQDG